The Cellulosilyticum sp. I15G10I2 genome contains the following window.
TGTCTTAATAAATCAATATAAAAAACATCAAACTAATCAAAAGTTTATTTTTTACTAAGATGGGAGATATGACTATGGATTTTAATACACTTTGTATACATGGTAATGATGACAAATATGACCGTACCGGTGCTGTAAGTGTACCTATTTTTCAGTCTGCAACTTTTGCACACCCTGGTGTTGGTCAAAGCACAGGTTATGATTACTCACGTCTTCAAAACCCAACGCGTGAACATCTTGAAAAAACAGTCGCTCAACTTGAAGGAGGTATTGATGCAATAGCTTTTTCAACAGGGATGGCAGCTGTTTCTGCGCTCCTAGAGCTTTTCTCACCGGGCGATCATATTATTGCTTCTGATGATCTCTATGGGGGTTCCCATAGACTCTTTCATAATATATCTATGAAAAATGGCATTACCTTCGACTTTGTAAACACTTCTAATCTTTCGCTGATTGCATCTCACATTAACCCCCAAACTAAAGCAATTTTTATCGAGACGCCAAGCAATCCTATGATGCAGGTCACAGATATTGCCGCTGTATCACAACTTGCAAAAAACAAGAATCTTTTGCTGATTGTTGATAATACATTTTTAACGCCCTACTTCCAACAGCCTATTAAACTTGGTGCAGATATCGTCATACACAGTGGCACAAAATATCTGGGCGGTCACAATGACACCCTTGCAGGTTTTTTAGTTGTCTGTGATAATCAGATCTTAGAACAACTAAGATTTATTTATAGGACAACGGGTGCGTGTCTTTCACCATTTGACAGCTGGCTTTTGATTCGTGGTATTAAAACCCTTGCTATTCGTATGGAAAAGCAACAGGAAAATGCCACCAAGCTCGCTGGATGGCTTTGTACACAAGAAAAAGTTAAAGCAGTACATTATGTTGGACTTTCGACGCATCCTGACTATGAGGTTTCAAAAAAACAATCAACTGGCTTTGGCGCCATGATTTCCTTCGAGGTAGATTGTGAACAAACTGCAAAAAAAATATTGGAATGTGTATCTGTCATACAGTACGCAGAGAGCTTGGGTGGCGTAGAAACACTGATCACTTATCCCATGATGCAAACGCATGCTGATGTTCCCAAAGAAGAACGGGATGCAAAAGGTATTAATGAATGTCTGCTCCGT
Protein-coding sequences here:
- a CDS encoding trans-sulfuration enzyme family protein; its protein translation is MDFNTLCIHGNDDKYDRTGAVSVPIFQSATFAHPGVGQSTGYDYSRLQNPTREHLEKTVAQLEGGIDAIAFSTGMAAVSALLELFSPGDHIIASDDLYGGSHRLFHNISMKNGITFDFVNTSNLSLIASHINPQTKAIFIETPSNPMMQVTDIAAVSQLAKNKNLLLIVDNTFLTPYFQQPIKLGADIVIHSGTKYLGGHNDTLAGFLVVCDNQILEQLRFIYRTTGACLSPFDSWLLIRGIKTLAIRMEKQQENATKLAGWLCTQEKVKAVHYVGLSTHPDYEVSKKQSTGFGAMISFEVDCEQTAKKILECVSVIQYAESLGGVETLITYPMMQTHADVPKEERDAKGINECLLRLSVGLESIQDLTRDLADALKEE